A single window of Paenibacillus sp. SYP-B4298 DNA harbors:
- a CDS encoding aromatic acid exporter family protein: protein MRIGFRTVKTAVGVCLSILIAELLQLSYFSSAGILTLLCIQRTRKQSIAAVLDRFFACLIGMLMSSALFWLLGYHVWSILALYLLFIPVLVRFRLQNGIASSSVIIMHSYVRGHVSLAFFANELGIIVVGLGVALLVNLYMPGLDRQIDQFKREVSAKMASIFHELGQYLREGSSLWDGKELLELGDLLQRARHLAVLEVENNVTGKLNPFYYYVDKKSQQFQIIERMVPLVSRIGLRLEQGERIGEFLQQLGNNIDRIDMSGEYLKQLKAIREYHKVLPMPRDRSEFESRASLFTLANELESFLISTEVTARVAGHPDLSPGKIRS, encoded by the coding sequence ATGAGGATTGGCTTCCGCACGGTGAAGACGGCGGTGGGGGTCTGCCTCTCGATCTTGATTGCGGAGCTGCTGCAGCTATCGTATTTCAGCTCGGCGGGCATATTGACGCTGCTGTGCATTCAGCGGACACGCAAGCAGTCGATTGCTGCTGTGCTTGACCGCTTCTTCGCCTGTCTGATCGGTATGCTGATGTCCAGTGCGCTATTCTGGCTGCTTGGCTACCATGTGTGGTCGATCTTGGCGCTCTATCTGCTGTTCATTCCGGTGCTGGTCCGCTTCAGGCTTCAGAACGGTATTGCGAGCAGCTCCGTCATCATCATGCACAGCTATGTCAGAGGACATGTATCGCTGGCATTCTTCGCCAATGAGCTAGGCATTATCGTGGTTGGGCTGGGTGTGGCGCTGCTGGTTAACCTGTATATGCCAGGACTTGACCGGCAGATTGACCAGTTCAAGCGTGAGGTAAGCGCCAAGATGGCGTCGATCTTTCACGAGCTGGGTCAATATCTGCGCGAGGGGAGCAGCCTCTGGGACGGGAAGGAGCTTCTGGAGCTGGGCGACCTGCTTCAACGGGCGCGTCATCTGGCCGTGCTGGAGGTGGAGAATAATGTAACAGGGAAATTGAATCCATTTTACTATTATGTGGATAAAAAATCCCAGCAGTTCCAAATCATCGAGAGAATGGTGCCGCTCGTATCGCGGATTGGGCTGCGGCTGGAGCAGGGGGAGCGAATTGGAGAGTTTCTGCAGCAGTTAGGCAACAACATAGATAGGATTGACATGAGCGGAGAGTATCTGAAGCAGCTCAAGGCGATAAGGGAATACCATAAAGTCCTGCCTATGCCGAGGGATCGAAGCGAATTCGAGAGCCGCGCCAGTCTGTTCACCTTGGCGAATGAGCTCGAAAGCTTCCTGATTAGCACAGAGGTAACGGCGAGAGTCGCAGGCCACCCCGACCTAAGTCCAGGTAAAATCCGGTCATAA
- a CDS encoding efflux RND transporter periplasmic adaptor subunit — protein MKKKLKWIIIAIILAGISYILYSMSKPARIEDPAMEQQAITFEVTRETLKHTVQVKGKSLYEQETEIYAPFSSKVTEWKIKDGEQIKEGEVLFTLDQTELQSQITQEEAELRKADLEAKLQSYITEVESEASQAEWTEETRKKQLANREIAKLTKELEDVRKSISRQSLQQKKLKLEDSQYRSPASGIFLFDSATKRPKALSDNQYIGKIVDLDKLQFTALVGEQDVFRIKPDMKVTVKMSAMKNVPISGTVKHVSKFAKTGTDQNNLNQAAQFEVIISLEPNEYLIAGLSLTGDIETSRRENTLVLSSIAIMRDQDSTYVMVDNGSGQYERRDIKIGLETTDKTEVLEGLKEGDRVALQ, from the coding sequence TTGAAGAAAAAACTGAAATGGATTATTATTGCCATTATTTTAGCCGGAATCAGCTACATACTCTATTCGATGTCGAAGCCTGCCAGAATTGAGGACCCGGCTATGGAGCAGCAAGCGATAACCTTTGAGGTGACCAGGGAAACGCTGAAACACACGGTGCAGGTCAAGGGAAAATCACTCTATGAGCAGGAGACAGAGATCTACGCGCCATTTAGCTCCAAGGTGACAGAGTGGAAGATCAAGGACGGAGAGCAGATCAAGGAAGGTGAAGTGCTGTTCACGCTCGATCAGACCGAGCTGCAAAGCCAGATTACGCAAGAGGAAGCCGAGCTTCGCAAAGCGGATCTTGAGGCCAAGCTGCAGAGCTATATTACGGAAGTCGAGAGTGAGGCCTCACAAGCCGAATGGACCGAGGAAACGCGCAAAAAACAGTTGGCGAATCGCGAGATCGCCAAGCTGACGAAGGAACTGGAGGACGTCCGCAAGTCCATATCGCGCCAATCGCTCCAGCAGAAGAAGCTGAAGCTGGAGGATTCGCAATATCGTTCACCCGCCTCAGGCATCTTCCTGTTCGATTCGGCAACGAAAAGACCAAAAGCGCTGAGCGATAATCAGTATATCGGCAAAATTGTCGACCTGGACAAGCTGCAATTCACCGCGCTAGTCGGGGAACAAGACGTATTTCGCATCAAGCCGGATATGAAGGTGACCGTGAAGATGAGCGCCATGAAGAATGTGCCTATCTCCGGTACAGTGAAGCATGTCTCCAAGTTCGCCAAGACGGGCACCGATCAGAACAACTTGAATCAGGCGGCCCAATTCGAGGTCATTATCTCTCTGGAGCCCAATGAATATCTAATTGCAGGACTATCGCTGACGGGCGACATCGAAACCAGCCGCAGAGAGAATACGCTGGTATTGTCGTCGATCGCGATCATGCGTGACCAGGATTCCACTTATGTCATGGTGGACAACGGTTCCGGGCAATATGAGCGGCGGGATATTAAGATAGGGCTGGAGACGACCGACAAGACCGAGGTGCTGGAGGGACTCAAGGAAGGCGACCGTGTCGCCCTGCAATAA
- a CDS encoding carboxylesterase/lipase family protein: MEHRVQIDSGYLEGVPGVHNNVTVFKGIPYAAPPVGALRWRPPQPPAAWEGVRPADRFGPICPQFIPEPGSFYHEEFYVEEQEQSEDCLYLNVWSAAASSDERRPVMVWFHGGGLVEGSGSLPSFDGESLALCGVVVVTVNYRLSVLGFLAHPELTAESEHGSSGNYGLLDQTEALRWVQRNIVAFGGDPGNVTIFGQSAGCFSVYSKLASPLAKGLFHKAICQSIFLGPISTLAEVEAKGAQFAQQRGAASIAELRAQSAEQLMSDPELYRNALGLLPVALDGWVHEEDPLTMLLESRHHPVPLLMGATANEMTTLVTGGCTLESFQSMAHRQFGEEAEVFLSLYPAVNDEEATEAYRNYMSDRFMASKLVWAEAQQRSGDVNCYLYYFTRKPPGRNEAYYGAFHSADLYYVFHTLHSTDRPWEREDCRLAEAMTTYWTRFAAKGAPAAEGWPHWSAFNAADVRVMELGDEIREIPLPHAARLAFYARGILNKEPLKFDLE, from the coding sequence ATGGAGCATAGGGTTCAGATCGATAGCGGGTACCTCGAGGGTGTGCCGGGCGTTCATAACAATGTAACCGTATTCAAGGGAATTCCTTATGCGGCTCCGCCAGTTGGCGCTTTGCGCTGGCGTCCGCCGCAGCCGCCGGCTGCATGGGAAGGGGTGCGGCCTGCGGATCGCTTCGGCCCGATCTGCCCGCAGTTTATCCCGGAGCCGGGGTCGTTCTATCATGAGGAGTTTTATGTGGAGGAGCAGGAGCAGAGCGAGGATTGTCTGTACTTGAATGTGTGGAGCGCCGCCGCTTCGTCTGATGAGCGCAGGCCGGTCATGGTCTGGTTTCATGGTGGAGGGCTGGTCGAAGGGTCAGGCTCGCTTCCCTCCTTTGACGGCGAATCGCTAGCGCTATGCGGGGTTGTTGTGGTCACCGTCAATTACCGCCTGTCCGTGCTGGGCTTTCTGGCGCATCCCGAGCTGACGGCGGAATCGGAGCACGGCTCATCCGGCAACTACGGCTTGCTGGATCAGACAGAGGCGCTTCGCTGGGTTCAGCGCAATATTGTTGCCTTCGGCGGCGACCCTGGCAATGTCACGATCTTCGGGCAATCGGCCGGCTGCTTCAGCGTATATAGCAAGCTGGCATCACCGCTAGCGAAGGGGCTGTTCCACAAAGCCATCTGCCAAAGCATCTTCCTGGGGCCCATCAGTACACTGGCGGAGGTGGAGGCCAAGGGTGCGCAGTTTGCCCAGCAGCGTGGGGCAGCCTCTATAGCGGAGCTGCGCGCACAGTCCGCCGAGCAGTTGATGAGCGATCCTGAGCTATACCGGAACGCACTCGGACTGCTCCCAGTCGCGCTCGACGGCTGGGTGCATGAGGAGGACCCGCTGACGATGCTGCTGGAGAGCAGGCATCACCCTGTTCCGCTCCTGATGGGCGCAACTGCGAATGAAATGACGACGCTCGTCACTGGAGGCTGTACGCTGGAGTCGTTCCAATCCATGGCCCATCGCCAATTCGGGGAGGAGGCAGAAGTCTTTCTCAGCCTCTATCCGGCCGTGAACGATGAGGAGGCGACGGAAGCGTACCGGAATTATATGAGCGACAGATTTATGGCCTCCAAGCTGGTCTGGGCAGAGGCGCAGCAGCGTTCTGGCGATGTGAACTGTTATCTGTATTACTTCACCAGGAAGCCGCCTGGAAGGAATGAAGCGTATTACGGCGCGTTTCATTCGGCCGATCTGTATTATGTATTCCACACGCTTCACTCCACCGACCGTCCTTGGGAGAGAGAGGATTGTCGGCTGGCCGAGGCGATGACGACCTATTGGACCCGCTTCGCCGCTAAGGGAGCGCCGGCCGCAGAGGGATGGCCCCACTGGTCAGCCTTCAACGCCGCGGATGTGCGGGTGATGGAGCTTGGAGACGAGATTCGGGAGATACCGCTGCCCCATGCGGCCCGGCTGGCCTTTTACGCCCGTGGCATCCTTAATAAGGAGCCGCTAAAGTTTGATTTGGAATAG
- a CDS encoding Cof-type HAD-IIB family hydrolase: MPYKLIAIDVDDTLLNDHIEVTPRTKLALKQAIEAGVTVTLATGRMFASAQKIAQQIELNVPIITYQGSIIKTLLDGQIIYERYVPEEAALKLYEYCEAKGLHLQLYVDDILYAKEDNERIQGYSRLSNIPYVIEPDFAALVRKPQMKMLIIDDPEVLDAAAAELKLLIGDIAHITKSKPHYLEIMHKEGTKGHALQFLAAHIGCGMEQVIAIGDSWNDHEMLEVAGLGVAMENSVQPLKEIADYITASNNEDGVALVVEKFVLGAEPS; encoded by the coding sequence ATGCCATACAAGCTGATTGCGATTGATGTGGACGACACATTGTTGAATGATCATATAGAGGTGACACCGCGCACCAAGCTGGCGCTCAAGCAAGCGATAGAGGCAGGCGTGACGGTAACGCTGGCGACTGGGCGGATGTTCGCCTCCGCGCAGAAAATTGCACAGCAGATCGAGCTGAATGTGCCGATCATTACGTACCAGGGCTCGATCATCAAGACACTGCTCGATGGGCAGATCATCTACGAGCGCTATGTTCCTGAGGAAGCTGCATTGAAGCTGTATGAATACTGCGAGGCAAAGGGGCTGCATCTGCAACTGTACGTGGATGACATCCTGTATGCCAAGGAGGACAATGAGAGGATTCAGGGTTATTCCCGCTTGTCCAACATTCCCTATGTAATCGAGCCTGATTTTGCCGCGCTCGTTCGCAAGCCGCAGATGAAGATGCTCATCATCGATGATCCAGAGGTGCTGGATGCCGCCGCTGCCGAATTAAAGCTGCTGATCGGCGACATTGCACATATTACGAAATCCAAGCCGCACTATCTGGAGATTATGCATAAGGAAGGCACGAAGGGGCATGCGCTGCAATTTTTGGCTGCACATATCGGCTGCGGCATGGAGCAGGTCATCGCAATTGGCGATTCGTGGAACGATCATGAGATGCTGGAGGTGGCCGGTCTTGGCGTCGCTATGGAAAACTCGGTTCAGCCGCTCAAGGAGATTGCGGACTACATTACCGCCTCGAATAACGAGGACGGCGTAGCGCTTGTGGTCGAGAAGTTCGTGCTTGGAGCAGAGCCGTCTTAA
- a CDS encoding helix-turn-helix transcriptional regulator yields the protein MPKNDNMLAILWMLNSGVKLTAKQISEKLEISIRTVYRYIDALCASGVPIVSDAGHNGGYSLLNHFIRAPLLFDLEEKKALLHAAVFAKEAGYPLSEALGNATSKLKRYSNQEQERILSRHLSGFEVINRMGDPSIQPVLAELEQAVEGEYSIEIDYRSGHEQQTRNRVIDPYGMVYWNNKWYTVAFCHLRQAIRSFRAERILQIKRTQLAFKRPEAFSAREVFMQNLWPDLAGKDGIISLVIGGRSEALDDLCLHWFLGHHLKERTSNQAIFLLEEQSLHRYVPYFLLSYGKSIQVIEPQSLKEQLVAVASELVEYYRL from the coding sequence ATGCCAAAAAACGATAATATGCTGGCCATTCTATGGATGCTGAATTCGGGCGTGAAATTGACAGCAAAACAAATATCCGAAAAGTTGGAAATAAGTATAAGGACAGTTTATCGGTATATAGATGCACTGTGTGCCAGTGGAGTGCCTATCGTATCCGACGCAGGTCATAATGGCGGGTATAGCTTGCTGAATCATTTTATCAGAGCGCCGCTGCTATTTGATCTTGAAGAAAAAAAGGCACTCCTTCATGCTGCAGTTTTTGCAAAAGAAGCCGGATACCCTTTGAGTGAGGCATTAGGCAATGCGACATCAAAATTGAAGAGGTATTCGAATCAGGAGCAGGAAAGGATACTTAGCCGTCATTTATCTGGATTTGAGGTGATAAACCGCATGGGAGACCCTTCTATTCAGCCAGTATTGGCAGAGCTGGAGCAGGCTGTAGAAGGCGAATACTCTATAGAAATTGATTATCGCTCAGGCCATGAACAACAAACCAGGAATAGAGTGATAGACCCCTATGGAATGGTGTACTGGAACAATAAATGGTATACGGTTGCATTTTGCCACCTAAGGCAAGCGATACGCAGCTTTCGGGCAGAACGAATTCTACAGATCAAGCGTACTCAATTAGCATTCAAGCGACCCGAAGCTTTTTCGGCCCGTGAAGTATTTATGCAAAATTTATGGCCTGATTTAGCAGGCAAGGACGGGATCATTTCGTTAGTTATCGGAGGTAGGTCAGAGGCACTGGATGACTTATGCCTGCATTGGTTTTTGGGACATCATCTGAAGGAGCGGACTTCGAATCAAGCCATCTTCTTACTTGAGGAACAATCACTTCATAGATATGTCCCTTACTTTCTCCTATCCTACGGGAAATCCATTCAAGTCATCGAACCACAGAGCTTGAAGGAACAGCTTGTTGCTGTTGCATCGGAGTTAGTGGAATATTATCGACTTTAA
- a CDS encoding S41 family peptidase, whose product MQYSSAARRQKRIVTMLLIVLIAGAAGFAGGQWWMGYRYPMLKEPAFANMNQSYNEIRNNYMGEFNSNSLIQGATAGMVSSLNDPYSVYYSGDQGKSFLQRYEDHFVGIGVEIRVEQGQFIINSTIKGAPAEKAGVQAEDRIIEIDGEAVAGKKLEDIVGITRGEEGTKLRLTLLRPAAGETVKLEVTRGEVPVTTVSSSLQGDGVGIVAISRFSESTAKEFQRAVDALEQQGMKGLLIDLRGNPGGLLMQTIDIASILIPKDKPIVQVVYKNEDRHYTHRSKQSKEWTLPVVVLIDENSASSSEVLAAALQANGAVLVGKKTFGKGVVQTFRQFKDESVLKLTEAQWRTPEGNWIHKEGVKPDIEVSLPDYTKLPGLSMELELKEGDYGKEVRTAQQMLSVLGYGKAAQEGIYDADTAAAVRAFQQSEGLEVDGVIRGGTVYRLHQRLAAKMEQEDTQRERGMKELEAHIRQEASQP is encoded by the coding sequence ATGCAATATAGCTCGGCAGCGCGCCGCCAAAAACGAATCGTCACCATGCTGCTTATCGTACTGATTGCCGGGGCTGCGGGTTTTGCCGGTGGACAATGGTGGATGGGCTATCGTTATCCCATGCTGAAGGAGCCGGCGTTTGCCAACATGAATCAATCGTATAATGAAATACGGAATAACTACATGGGCGAATTCAATAGCAACAGTCTTATTCAGGGCGCTACAGCGGGAATGGTCTCCTCGCTGAACGACCCCTATTCCGTCTATTACAGCGGTGACCAGGGCAAGAGCTTCCTGCAGCGCTATGAGGATCACTTCGTCGGAATCGGTGTCGAGATTCGAGTGGAGCAGGGGCAATTCATCATCAATTCCACGATAAAGGGAGCGCCGGCAGAGAAGGCGGGTGTTCAGGCGGAGGATCGGATCATCGAGATCGATGGTGAGGCAGTAGCGGGGAAGAAGCTGGAGGATATTGTCGGTATTACGCGCGGCGAGGAGGGAACGAAGCTAAGGCTTACGCTGCTCCGGCCTGCCGCGGGCGAGACAGTCAAGCTGGAGGTCACCCGCGGTGAGGTGCCGGTAACTACCGTCTCCTCTTCGCTGCAGGGAGATGGTGTCGGCATCGTTGCGATCTCAAGGTTCAGCGAGAGTACCGCCAAGGAGTTCCAGCGCGCGGTGGATGCGTTGGAGCAGCAGGGGATGAAGGGACTGCTGATCGATCTGAGAGGCAACCCTGGCGGGCTGCTCATGCAGACCATTGATATTGCCAGCATCCTTATTCCGAAGGATAAGCCGATTGTTCAGGTCGTATACAAGAATGAAGATCGCCACTATACGCATCGCTCCAAACAGAGCAAGGAGTGGACGCTGCCTGTCGTTGTGCTGATCGATGAGAACAGCGCCAGCTCGTCCGAAGTTCTCGCCGCGGCGCTTCAGGCGAACGGTGCAGTGCTGGTCGGCAAGAAAACCTTTGGCAAGGGAGTGGTGCAGACGTTCCGTCAGTTCAAGGATGAATCGGTGCTTAAGCTGACGGAAGCGCAGTGGCGCACGCCCGAAGGCAACTGGATTCATAAGGAGGGCGTGAAGCCGGATATCGAGGTGTCCTTGCCCGACTATACGAAGTTGCCAGGGCTGTCGATGGAGCTGGAGCTGAAGGAGGGCGACTATGGCAAGGAGGTCAGGACAGCACAGCAGATGCTGAGCGTGCTCGGTTATGGCAAGGCGGCGCAGGAAGGCATCTACGATGCGGATACAGCAGCCGCAGTCAGGGCGTTCCAGCAGTCTGAGGGGCTGGAGGTGGATGGTGTCATCCGCGGCGGCACCGTCTATCGGCTGCATCAGCGGCTCGCCGCCAAGATGGAGCAGGAGGATACACAGCGGGAGCGAGGGATGAAGGAGCTGGAGGCGCATATTCGGCAGGAGGCGAGCCAGCCATGA
- a CDS encoding AraC family transcriptional regulator, translated as MKRFRLSQTYLRMFLFLSILFTVAFVPYTLFLSTKFSSYAQNEIDSNTSAKLDQMLKSTEFALDRLKSYGLSMYETPLIREWLASDQKNPLLVQRTMNAMTILLANEPFIHTIYLMNTNTREIIDSNVGIRSEAEFADQRMLEIIRNERPKVLRYFIHEIAGSKHLALVVPSTPMNNAYNGYLVMLLDNEALRKTLLQFSESSGIEVAIADEHGDAVVASPEARELLPYAVQAEAKGRSGSVQLNSEEWSVYKQLMGSQPWTMYYITRTGEAKQQIVSLQRHILLASLLLLALLNLLLYWISRRSYRPFSQLAARLRMELDSKRFKQAPDFSGNPADYKVIQHSMDALIDTVDNMVFSLRTHQEVIDSEYLQRWIMVGAMNEPVRDYIEARFRLLSYSQLRMLVLRIDHYAAFVERYDQFGSRKLIKYGMSNIAKEILTANGWAAESVDFGGDHIVILLGHDDVGEEELLAAIDRIVEQTELWLSVQVVIGLSEPGEASCDLRGLYEHTYEMTHLKFITGKGHVFREQDMRRYMGIVKPSGDEQHMEGMIQNVRLGELDKALANLEAMMRHLQTLPRSACLFELTIVLHGMMKAFKPFDFIDTPMGIQPFLERFRTLDEVQAWLRGRLEDIVQQLGNRKNGSRKEALAAEIRDYVKSRLHDAMLSVEDVGNHLQLSASYVRQVFKEVVGMTLSDYILEARIEQVKKLLETTDWPIADIAEHSGFQTKSHFYTTFKRMTGRTPNEHRQYQGRGKIRVTLNADED; from the coding sequence GTGAAGCGATTCCGGCTGAGTCAAACTTATCTGAGAATGTTTTTGTTTTTATCGATTTTGTTCACGGTTGCCTTTGTACCCTATACCTTGTTTCTTTCGACGAAATTTTCATCTTATGCCCAAAATGAAATTGACAGCAACACAAGCGCCAAGCTCGACCAAATGTTGAAAAGTACGGAATTTGCCCTGGATCGGCTGAAGTCCTACGGCCTGAGCATGTACGAGACGCCTTTAATTCGGGAGTGGCTTGCTTCCGATCAGAAGAACCCGCTTCTGGTGCAGCGCACGATGAATGCGATGACGATCCTGCTGGCTAATGAGCCGTTTATTCATACGATCTACTTAATGAATACGAACACCCGGGAAATTATTGATTCCAATGTCGGCATCCGTTCGGAGGCGGAATTTGCGGACCAGCGAATGCTGGAAATCATACGAAACGAGCGACCGAAGGTACTGCGCTACTTCATCCATGAGATTGCCGGGAGCAAGCATCTGGCACTCGTGGTGCCCTCTACGCCAATGAATAATGCGTATAATGGCTACCTGGTCATGCTGCTGGATAATGAAGCGTTGCGCAAAACCTTGCTCCAGTTCAGCGAGTCGTCCGGCATCGAGGTTGCAATAGCAGATGAACATGGGGATGCCGTCGTTGCTTCGCCGGAGGCCAGAGAGCTGCTGCCGTATGCAGTGCAGGCCGAGGCGAAAGGGCGGAGCGGAAGCGTGCAATTGAACTCTGAGGAATGGTCGGTGTACAAGCAGCTTATGGGCTCCCAGCCATGGACGATGTATTACATCACCCGGACAGGAGAAGCCAAGCAGCAGATCGTGAGTCTGCAGCGGCATATTCTGCTTGCCTCCCTGCTGCTGCTGGCGTTGTTGAATCTGCTGCTCTATTGGATATCCCGTCGCTCGTATCGACCCTTCAGCCAGCTCGCGGCGCGCCTCAGAATGGAGCTGGACAGCAAGCGCTTCAAGCAGGCGCCCGACTTCTCCGGCAATCCGGCAGATTACAAGGTGATCCAGCATAGTATGGATGCCTTGATCGATACGGTAGACAACATGGTGTTTTCCTTGCGTACTCATCAAGAGGTGATTGACAGCGAATATTTGCAACGGTGGATTATGGTCGGGGCGATGAACGAGCCGGTTCGAGATTATATTGAAGCCAGATTCCGGCTGCTCTCGTATAGCCAATTGCGCATGCTTGTGCTGCGTATCGATCACTATGCTGCCTTTGTGGAGCGATACGACCAGTTCGGCTCGCGCAAGCTGATCAAGTACGGGATGAGCAACATCGCCAAGGAGATTTTGACGGCCAATGGCTGGGCAGCGGAAAGTGTGGACTTCGGCGGGGATCACATCGTTATCCTGCTGGGGCATGATGATGTCGGTGAGGAGGAGCTGCTGGCGGCTATAGACCGAATTGTCGAGCAGACCGAATTATGGCTCAGCGTGCAGGTTGTCATCGGACTGAGCGAGCCGGGCGAGGCGTCTTGCGATCTCCGGGGGCTGTATGAGCATACGTATGAGATGACACATCTTAAATTTATTACAGGTAAAGGGCATGTCTTTCGGGAACAAGACATGAGGCGTTATATGGGCATTGTCAAGCCAAGCGGCGACGAGCAGCACATGGAGGGAATGATTCAGAATGTACGTCTAGGTGAGCTGGACAAGGCGCTTGCCAATCTGGAGGCGATGATGCGCCACCTGCAGACATTGCCGCGATCTGCCTGCCTGTTTGAGCTGACCATTGTGCTTCATGGCATGATGAAGGCATTCAAGCCGTTTGATTTCATCGATACCCCGATGGGCATTCAGCCATTTCTGGAGCGGTTCCGCACGCTTGACGAGGTGCAGGCGTGGTTGCGCGGGAGACTGGAGGACATCGTTCAGCAACTTGGCAATCGAAAAAATGGCAGTCGCAAGGAAGCGCTGGCGGCAGAAATTCGAGACTACGTGAAAAGCAGGCTTCACGATGCGATGCTGTCCGTAGAGGATGTCGGCAACCATCTGCAACTGTCCGCAAGCTATGTTCGTCAAGTATTCAAGGAGGTGGTCGGCATGACGCTGTCCGATTATATACTGGAGGCTCGAATCGAGCAGGTCAAGAAGCTGCTGGAGACAACGGACTGGCCTATTGCCGACATCGCAGAACATTCGGGCTTTCAGACGAAGAGCCACTTCTACACTACCTTCAAACGGATGACCGGCAGAACGCCCAATGAGCATCGCCAGTATCAAGGAAGAGGAAAGATACGAGTCACGTTGAATGCTGATGAGGATTGA
- a CDS encoding type 1 glutamine amidotransferase family protein — protein MKNTVYLYVFDTMADWEIGYLTAELNSGRYNKKGLAPSKIVTVGVEKTPVTTMGGLKILPDIKLDECSMESTDALILPGGETWLDVIHQPILKIAQRCINEGTLVAAICGATIALAQAGLLNSRPHTSNDLEYLKMICATYTGEAYFKMEPVVTDGKLITASGIAPLEFSVHVLQALGVLSPKTLDAWYRLNKTQESQYFVELMNSIQ, from the coding sequence ATGAAGAATACGGTATATCTTTATGTGTTTGATACCATGGCAGACTGGGAAATAGGTTACTTGACTGCCGAACTGAACTCGGGAAGATATAATAAAAAGGGGCTGGCTCCCTCAAAAATAGTTACCGTCGGAGTTGAAAAGACCCCTGTAACGACAATGGGCGGATTGAAGATATTGCCTGACATCAAACTGGATGAGTGCAGCATGGAAAGCACAGATGCATTGATATTACCTGGTGGAGAGACATGGCTAGACGTCATTCACCAGCCCATCTTAAAAATCGCCCAAAGGTGTATAAATGAAGGTACATTGGTTGCCGCGATTTGTGGTGCTACAATAGCGCTTGCCCAGGCAGGATTGCTGAATTCACGCCCGCATACAAGCAATGATCTTGAATACCTTAAAATGATATGCGCCACTTACACGGGTGAAGCGTATTTCAAAATGGAGCCTGTAGTAACTGACGGGAAATTGATCACTGCATCTGGAATAGCTCCGTTGGAATTTTCTGTTCACGTCTTGCAAGCTCTGGGTGTGTTATCTCCCAAGACATTAGATGCCTGGTATCGTCTGAATAAGACTCAGGAATCCCAATATTTCGTTGAGTTGATGAATTCAATCCAATAA
- a CDS encoding zinc ribbon domain-containing protein, with the protein MMSANVCQSCSWSFREDHAGTEKDGRLSALYCRYCYEDGQFAQADLSLEGMIEFCVPFLVEEGMTEVDARAKMTAVLPGLKRWSGEVGHSALEPQTMETSPDNGN; encoded by the coding sequence ATGATGAGTGCCAATGTATGTCAGAGCTGTAGCTGGTCGTTTAGGGAGGATCATGCCGGAACCGAGAAGGATGGTCGGTTGTCGGCACTCTATTGCCGTTACTGTTATGAGGATGGACAATTCGCCCAAGCTGATCTCAGTCTGGAGGGTATGATTGAGTTTTGCGTACCGTTTCTGGTGGAGGAAGGCATGACGGAGGTGGATGCGCGTGCCAAGATGACCGCTGTGCTGCCAGGTCTGAAGCGATGGAGTGGTGAAGTCGGCCACTCTGCTCTCGAACCGCAGACTATGGAGACAAGCCCGGACAATGGAAATTGA